The Primulina tabacum isolate GXHZ01 chromosome 1, ASM2559414v2, whole genome shotgun sequence genome contains the following window.
CTCAGGTTCTTGGATTCGAGTCTTCTTCCCCGGACTCCATCTTCCTCTGCGATTCCGATTCCTTGTGCTTCGATGATTTCATCCCCCCTCTCGACGGGGAGCTCGAGCTCCACCGGGACCAGATCTACTTCGTCTTGTCGGCGAATAAGCTTCAGTATCGGTTAGCGGCCTCCGACATGGTGGCCTTGGCCGTGAGGGCTAGCATTGCGCTTGACAAGATCAACAGTAGCAGGCGGAGGAGCAAGGCCAGGATTTCTCCTGTCTTGGTGGTGGAAGAGCACCCGCAATCGAATTATCAAATTCAGAACAAGGTTTCTTTCGACTCTCCGCTAAGGGTAGTTTCCAGATCTGGTTCAACGAGGAAGATGCAGAGATTCTCTTCCCGGCGAGCTAAATTGGCCGTTCGATCGTTCCGAATCAGGCTCTCCACCATTTACGAAGGATCTATGCACGACGCCGATTGAAGAACTTGGAAATGGTACGCAAATCAAATTATATACGTCAGCATGCTCAAGCTAGCCGATCAGCTGCCCGAGGGGTGGGAAAAATCTTTTCCAAAAATACACGAAATCCGTCGTCGATCGGTTCCATCCACTGATTCCTGCGCCGCCCGTGTTCTTGGGGGAGACCtcatgattcttgatcagaaatATATATTTCCGCATTTCATGTAATCTATTGTACTCAAATTTTGCATCCAAATTGGTTGAGATAATTGTGATGATTTATTCGAACTCTTGATCATAATCTATGTTCATATTTAAATTTGTTGTTAAAATGAATTGGGATTGGAGAAATTTCAAACAGCCACGGTGTTCTTGGTTCGTCAAGATCTCGAATGAGTACACACAAGCAACGCACGCGCCGATTTCTAAATGAATCTTCTGATATATTTCAGAATCTCGATTAATAAATTGATATTCATaatttattgttatttttaaatcaaatattaATATTCATAATCAAGCATGTGTTTTCGTACATTTTTTTTCTATTATTAatattcataatttattttgagtCATAATTAAGTATATTATGTAACTCAATTATTTTGGTTAATGGAGTCCCACCTAATTCTAAAATCAATTCAACTTCTAAGTCTCACCCGATTACTTATATGTTAAAAAAACTCGATTATGTTATGCCTCACATTTTATATCTATATACCCGAGTCacgaaaaaatataatattgatCAGATCGACTTGTCTCATAAGTATAAatttatgagattttattacAAAAGATTTACTCTATTGatttaaaacatatatttaaaaaaaaaaaaaacatgatcaGTTTTAGGTTTGGGCTAACTTTAACAAAatgattttgacaaaaacttgtgtgagacggtctcatgagttgtattttatgagacagatctcttatttgggtcatccatgaaaaaatattactttttatgctaaaagtattactttttattgtaaatatcggtaaggttgacatgtctcataaataaagattcgtgagaccgtctcacaagagacctactcaataaTCTTTGGTTGGTCATTTATATTGGAAgatcatttttgaaaaaaaatttacaactcaaaaataatattaaccAACATCATTTTTCGAACTCTCATTCTTTCGATGTCCCTCCATGTTTGTTTTTATTCTTATAACTTCTTCCATGTAATCACCGGCGTGCGTTATAAGTATGTTATGTTTTTTTTCCCTTTCGAAATATCAGTTACTTTTAACATTAATTAAGATAAGTATGTTTTAACATTGATATACGTGAAACATATAAAAAAGGTacatatttttatcatgttaaCCTAAAATATCCTATATTCCAATTATTAATTCTACTAATTTAACTTTATTAGCTATCTTATGATACGGTCTCACATATATTTTTATGTGAGACGAATCAATCAtgtctatatttacaataataagtaatacttttagcataaaaaataatatttttattacgagtgacctaaataagagagagtagatctcttgtgagatggtctcacgaatctttatctgtgagacgagtcaaccttactgatattcataataaaaaataaacataaaattttaaataatttatatatatctacattatattttattaaagttgagcCTAACTTAGACAAAATAATGTCATCGTCCATTTTTTAAATGAGTAGGCATCTTGTGAGACATTCTCaggaatctttatctgtgagacagatcaatcatactgatattcacaataaaaagtaatgttttttcatggatgacccaaataagatatatgtctcacaaaatacgacccgtgagaccgtctcacacaaattttggcatttttaaatacttaaaatacTCTTATTTTCTTATAACAATACACCAAACACTTCGTTTTCTATTCTAGAAGATCATCTCAACCAGGGATCTGTATTTTAtagataaaaatatgaaaaaataatagtttaaatttttttaaaaataatttctgaccatataaaatataaggaCCACtagtttttataaataaataaaaaaacgaagacttaaaaataataaatattaattactCGCTGCATTAGTATAATAATCTTTCTTCAAAAGCAAACCCTGTCCATCACCTCAATGCCGGCTTCTCTGTTGTAAGGCTCGAGTCTCCTAGCAACTCAAATTTCGAGGTAATGTATGCGTAATACTTGTTGCTCAAATTGTTCGTCTGTTTCATCTGAGTTCGATCTCTATTCAGCGAGTGGTAGTGGTTGGATCGCTTAACTCTAATATGGAATTATATTCCCAAGTCGTAGATGTTTCGAGTTTATTTAATGATTTTGTAGTTGTGTTTGATTTTGTATGATTTGGATTTCTTGTTCATTTTGTTGCTTAGCTTTTTCGTGCGCAGCGTTAAATATATGAAGTTGATTAATTGCAGAGAAAAGTAAATGGGTTTACGGATCCAATATTAGTTTTAGGTTTTAGGTTTCATCGATGAGGTTCTAACTTACTGTTTAGTATACTGAAATTTAAGCATTTGTCTTCTTTGAGTTGCTTTTAATTTCTGCCTCAGCCTTAAAGTAAACGTTGAGCTAGATCTCTATTGATGGAAACTGGGGGCAACTCACTTCCATCTGGACCTGATGGAGTGAAGCGGAAAGTGAGTTATTTCTACGACCCAGAGGTTGGAAATTACTATTACGGGCAAGGTCACCCAATGAAACCACACAGGATTCGGATGACACATGCTCTTCTTGCCCACTACGGGTTACTGCATCAGATGCATGTTCTCAAGCCTAATCCTGCCAGAGAGAAAGATCTATGCAGATTCCATGCCGACGATTATGTCTCTTTTTTGAGGAACATCACTCCCGAAACACAGCAGGACCAGCTCAGACAGCTGAAGAGATTTAATGTCGGTGAGGACTGTCCTGTGTTTGATGGTCTCTACTCGTTTTGTCAAACTTATGCTGGTGGTTCCGTTGGTGGAGCTGTGAAGTTAAATCATGGGCACTGTGATATCGCTATAAATTGGGCTGGCGGACTACATCATGCAAAGAAATGTGAAGCTTCTGGTTTTTGCTATGTGAATGATATAGTATTGGCTATCTTGGAACTTCTCAAAGTGCACGAGGTTGGTTTCCTCTTCATATTCCTCCTTTCTTCCTGTTTAGTTAATAAGCTTCTATAGTTGAAGTAAAATCGGAACTCACTGCATACGACGAGTAAGCTTTGTGTTCTCAAGCTCTTTTCAGGATTCCTTACTTTAATTCTGAGACTGAAACTTGTCTCTGCTGCTGGAACGGGTTAAACTTATTCTTAACCAGCCAACTTTAGTTTTTGCGTGaatgacattttttttatttgcgaATTTGATATAAGTTGGTAAACGAAGACTTCAGACCTTCTGTCACAGGCATTGACATATCGATGCTTTCTATTCGTCAATTCTAGTCAGTCTATCCATTTCATTTCATTCTTTTTCCATGGTATGCCTTAACTACTTTGTTGCCGATGGAGTACGGAGTTCCAAAGGCCTTGGAGTCCTGTCTACTTAATCATAAGTTAAATGAAATGGAACTTTTGTTTTGcaagagtttttcttttttgcacattgattttgatgttattttTTGGCAGCGAGTTTTATATGTAGACATTGATATTCATCATGGTGATGGTGTTGAGGAAGCATTTTATACTACAGACAGGGTCATGACTGTTTCTTTTCACAAGTTCGGAGATTATTTTCCTGGAACGGGGGATATACGTGATGTTGGATTTGGAAAGGGGAAGTATTACTCTCTTAATGTTCCCCTAGATGATGGAATTGACGATGAAAGTTATCAATCTCTATTTAAACCTATAATGGGCAAGGTGATGGAATTGTTTAGGCCTGGTGCTGTGGTGTTACAATGTGGTGCAGACTCGCTGTCTGGAGACCGGCTAGGCTGCTTTAATCTCTCAATTAAAGGTCACGCAGAGTGTGTCAAATTTATGAGAACCTTCAATGTGCCACTACTGTTGTTGGGTGGAGGTGGTTACACAATACGTAATGTTGCTCGATGCTGGTGTTATGAGGTAATGTTCTTATTATTAGTGATAATGGTTTGTCAATCAACACCCCATACTGTCAACtgttagttcaaatttatgctTATCAAACCTGTGATGCGTTGATCGGGACTCGATCAGTAAACGTCATAACTTCCACAAGTTTGAGATGCTTAATTCTTTTTAGTTGGATATTTTCTATCTCACAGCTTCAAAACAAGGACATAGTACTCAAATTCAATTTGTTTGTTGAAATTGTAATGTTTATATTAAAGCTACGTACGTATAGAATCATGTTTTATATTGGTATGGGCTCTTTCACTGATTTCACATCCTCACAGTTGAGGTTCAGATCCAGTCAGTTTGGTCTTCAAAACAATCTGACACGCTAAATAGTCATGGAATCTCATTTCAATGAGTTTGCAAGAAATTTTCGGTAGAATGTTGAGGAACAAGTTATTTTCTATTATATAATGAGGAGTTTCCACTTATCAATTATCATATCTCAAAAGTCTCCATGTGTCTATAAGTGGATGAATTTATTGTGATTTGTGAACAAAACCCCATTCTCTGGCCCCCAATGGAATTATTACACAGGGGAAAAGACAAAGTCGGAAATTGTAAAATCTTCCTGTCAGTTGTTTGCCAAAAGAAAAGGAAACCTGCATAATTCAGATGTATGATCATGTCGATCCCATAGTTGGTAATGCAGCTCTTCTGCAGTTTATTTACTTACCTTATTTGACAGACAGGGGTAGCACTTGGGGTCGAACTGGAGGACAAGATGCCAcaacatgaatattatgaatactTTGGCCCAGATTATACTCTTCATGTTGCTCCAAGTAACATGGAAAATAAAAACTCTCGGCATTTACTGGAAGAGATTAGATCCAAGCTTCTGGATTATCTTTCCAAGCTTCAACATGCACCAAGTGTCCAGTTTACGGAGCGACCACCTGATACTGAAATTCCAGAGGTTTGTTTCTGCATCAGGGAGTCTAATTAATGTTCCTACTATACCTATATTATACACACACAGAGAAACATATATATCCTAAATTTAGCTATTCTTTTGTGCTTGACATGCAGGTGGATGAAGACTATGATGTCGCGGAGGAAAGAGGTGAAACCGATTTTTACATGGATGTTGATGATGAATGGTAGTGTTTTTGCTTCATGAATTTTTTAGCTTTTTTGATATTTATCACTGGGAACTTCAGCATCTTATTTGCACACAGTAAGCCTTTGCCTGGCAGAGTGAAGAGTGAATTTCTTGAAGCTGAAGGAAAACACACGGTACTCATTTCCTTTTCCTATCTATTTTATTTTCTGATGCCAATGTTAAGAGCTACACTAGTAAAAGAATTTAGTAATGTTTTATGCTTCTGTATCTGCATATCAGAAATTTTCATACTCTGATTTTAAAGCTACCTTAGTTTCAAAATTTTCCTCCAATCGAAAACTTTTCTCGTAGTCGGAGTCAATTCATCATCAAATTGCTTGTGTCGGAATCATTATTCTCTCCACCTATTTAGTTTATGGTATTTTTGCCTTAGTTAAGTTGAGTCAAACTGTGACTCTATGGAATGCGTACCATTTTTACATTCAACAGTGACTCAAAATGAGCAGATACCCAATTTATTTTGCCTATTCATTGGTGTAATGCACGAATATTGCATTTGTAGTATAAACATGTTGCACCAAAATTAATTTGTTATGTGTTCGCTTGTAGTGCAATTGGCctaaaatacaagattttaCTAATTAGCCTTCCCTGAGCTACTTTTTACCCTTCTTTTTAGAAATTATGTTCGGAGAACTGATCACATGTTTCCATTCAATGACAAGTCGTTAAAATTCTCGTTTGTGCCCGTTATATTATCTGTATTTTAGCAGAACCTTTTCCTGTTGAGatgtaaaaataattataataaattttcagGGAACATAGTAGAAAAAAGTTTAGAACTTTTTCCAGCTTATCAATATAGTTGTTCCATTTTGCTCTTTTCAGGGAGACAGTAGAGAAGGCGAATGTAATGGTGAACCGGACCTTAATCCTCTGAAACCCATTGCCTAGTCTTGCGATCCACTTCATGAGTAAGTCTACAATGTAAACAtttggatttaaaaaaatatcagggTAAAAACTTAGTTTTTGTTTCTAATTCAAACTATGATTTTCTTGGTAATTGTCAACTTTTATCACTTGTAAATTAAGCAAATCTATGCGAGACAGAGAGAATTTGTGGCTGggaaatttgttgagttatcTTCTAGCTATATCTGGTACTTTGTTTCACTTCTCCATTTTCCAACTTATATCGCAATGGCAATGAGAAAAAAGTTTGCATGtcataaataattatgtatataaaTGGCAGGAACACCAGAGTGTTTTCTGTTGCACAAATTATGCATCAAATTGATAATGTCCTAGCATTCGGAAAGCAGCCCTCTCTTTGCTATCTCCTTTCAGTTTCATGGTACTGGAAATAATCGATTACAGGCCTTTTGTGTTGGATGTATATGACCACCCTTTTGGTATGGTTATTGGAAGACCACTCCAGTACCATACGTAATATAATTTTTGTTCCCTCTGTAGTTGAAAAGAGATACCTTACctggttttttttatttgttttacgaTCTGTCTGTTTGGGATCAGGTTTACTGTCATACGCGTGCTGAACAGGATCACTCGTTTATATCGTGCATCCCGTCGGGAGCCCAAATTTTTTTCCTACTAAATTCAACATTTAAGTTCAAAATTTTGTCTGAAGATTATTTCAGTTCCATCTTGATCCATAATTATACAAATGCAAACTTTACCAAAAAAGGATATTATTAATTAAGCCTGTGGGTATATAATAATTTGATGATGTGTGAACCTCTGTGGATACACGAAGACATTCAAGTCTCAAGCGTGTTTTTTAACAGAACATGTGAACATATGTATGATATATCTATAAATTTGATTTGAAACATTTAATTGATCAAATTAAATTAGTAGTGATTTACGCATATTCCCTTGACTGCAAGGATGATTTGGAGACTTTTTTAGCCCACCGTGTGAACATGTTAAGATGGTTGTGCAGAAACTTAAGCAGTATGTACTCACATGATATATTCGAGCACAATTAGTCTACCTAAACAAGtggaaaaaattacaaaaaaaaaaaaaaaaacaaatgaaaaaacAATACGTGGCTAAAGCAGTGCTTATACCCAATAATTCAATTATGAGTTTAACTTTTTGATTAGCTCACTCAACTCAATTGTGCACTGTACACATGCTAAAAGCTTAAAGGAGACTCTTCCTGATTCACATGGGAATCCTGTGATGTGCTCCCGCGATAATTTGTAATCCAGGAGCATTGTTCCAGCAACATTTCACTTTTATATCTCATGTACCTCGTTTTCATGGTTTAGGCTACAATGGTTCCTTTTTATTGCTGAGTGACTTTTGCCTTGTGTTTTCTTGCTACAATATTTCCGTTCGTTAGGCAGTCGCTCTTCTTTCCTCGACTCTAGATGCTTTCTTGTCCACCATATACCTTTCCTCTCATTTCTGTGgataaaaagaagaagattTGGCTTGAGCAAACATATAATAATGGATTCAAAATTCTAATCGTCGCCCTTTGGTTCCATACCAAAATCATATCTAGAAAGTCTCTAGCTTGGCTTGATATTTTTCAACCGTTGGAACGCATAAAAATGATTAAACCTACATGCACTAAGTTATAGGGTGTGATCATCAAATTGATGATACCTACAAGGTGCCACCAACCAAAAGTGGTGGAAATGTGGACATCTCAATTTTAAGTTAAAATGGGTATTGCTTGCACTCTGGTTTACAAGAAGAACAATGAATTTGAATACATACATTAGGACGGAAATAACATGAATATGAAATTCAatactaataaaataaaataacatggTCGATATCACAACGCACAAACCACTACATTCTAATAATATCCGATTCAATGCTAGTTGAAAATGAGATTCAAAAGAACTGCACTACAACTGAGATGCAATTCCTTGCACTATCATAACCCATGTTTAGAGCAAAATTCAACTATTATTCGATTCACTATAGTAGTTGACCATATTACCTGAATGACACCATCGGATAGTGTTAATACCCCGAAGAAATCGAGATTTTATCTTCTTATCTTCGTACAAGTCCGTAAatgtttatatgataaatttacaaaaaaatatatatgtaagaACAAACTCAAATATTTGTAGGATAATGTACAATTAATATTAATAGTAATTAAAAGCTCAACCAAAAGCTGGACTCGATTAGATTCTGCGGTTGCACCTTCCCTGGCTCCGCACAGAGCAGCGGTGAAGGGCCCATAAATATTGTAAGAACGGTAAAttcatattaaagtttgaaataaatttCAATTATAGACTGAAAATAACAATTGCTCAACTTCTTGCAAAATACATTTTACAAATATTTAATGTGAATCAAATTAATGGATCTCCCATATTTTGAATGTGTTGTTAGGGCACCCACATTGGTACATTAATGAGTGATTATTAACACCCATTAATATTCATGCACAATGTGGGTGCATGAATTATTAATCTTGGCAGCCAAGAAATTCATCAGGATGAACGGCATTATTtcgcaaatagcgacggtttttcgtaaACCGTCGCAAACTGAAAAACGTCGCTACTTGCGACGGTTTCTCAAAACCCGTCGCTacttgcgacggtttttcacaAACCGTCGCTATGTGCGACGCTTTCTCACAAACTCGTAAAATAATCTGCATTTTTGAGAACATTGAATCTGCATTTTTGAGAACATTGAATTTGACGGCTAGTTACATTAGTGTTTACATAAATGAAACTcgtaaaataatcaataaaactattaaaattttgttttttcattttttaaataatattttaaataaaagagtccaacatttttatcattttttaataatatttcaatgaatattgaaattaagttatttttaaaataataatactatttatttttaataatatttgttgtaaaattttaacaaaattagaaagatattgaattaattaaaattaaaaaaaatgagtaagtggacaatgagacccataaataatgaaagttgaTATTAAATGAATGTGAGTGTGTTTTAATAATGAGAAAAtgttaatgtaatgaatatgtGGCTCGTGGACCCCATAATTTTTGAGGAGATGGAAAGTTAATAACATAGATTAATGTGGACGGATGCGGATGCCCTTATTCTTAACAACGGTTCGCTTAGCTATATTTGCGGTCCTCAACTTACCACattttacttttttaaaaataaaaattaaacattaaaCGTGTTTATCCCTTCTCTCTTCACCAAGTCCACCCTACACCATTACCACAAAAAAGTGGTGCAAGGATTATAGCACTAGTTTCAACCCCGAGTTTAGCAAACATCCTCACTTATTCCGACCTGTCGGATTCGAACCGACAACCAAAGGATTTAGCAATCTCAGGCGGGCAACCCTCGGTATTGCCAATCCCTTTACTCTCCCAATTGAGTTAAGGTCGGtggaaaatatgaaattttcttAATAATCAAAACAACCGTATTTTTCTCCTCCATATGGTCGCGGACAAAATACTGGATCTGTGTAGTGTAAAAAGGGCCCCAAATTAGCAATCCAAAAGCGACAGTCCCACTACATAACAGTATTTTGCCCCCAACCATTTCAATGTTATTTCTTAGCATTCATTCAGTAGCTTGAATGGACATCAATCCAAAGTGAAACGTACTTTGTTCCAAATTGTGGTCGAGGCGGTCGCCAAGGCAGCCCTCAACCGCCCTGCCTTTGCATCAGGCGACGCTAAGCTATCCGATCGGACAGGCAGACAAGGCGGTCAGGCAGGCGGTCAAGACGTGTAAAGAGTAGACAAAAAGAAGTCATTTGAGCTAGAGTTTCGAGTTTCAAGAAAACGAGATACAATATCAACTTCAAAGAGAAGACAAGAAGCGGCCGCCGATGCGTGTAAAGAGAAGACGGGTAGAAGCCATTCGATTCTAGGGTTTTGTATTTTTGGGCCAGTGGAGCTTTAGCTCATTAAGAAACAGGACATGAGTCTTCTATAATGAATTGTTGGGCTTCAAAACGACTCAATATGCTTGAAATGAAAATGTCATTGCTTCAAAAATTCAACTGCCTAGGCGGCCGCACTGACCACCCCACCACTGCTTTCTGCCGATTACAACACTGGAGccgtataaaaaaaatttaaatagctTCAATCACAAACATAATACTCAGAATTAATCCAACGATGATAACCGTTTGTCCTTGGGTTTTATCAAGGATGAGGAACATGCCAGGGTTGGTGACCGGGAGCCCCAACCAAGATTATTGTGTATGTCATCCTTTATATCATTGCAACTCGTCATCGATAGTTCCCTCGTACGAAAAATTAGTGATTATTCATCTGGTTTTGCTTTAGTAACTAGTGTCGTTCTGTTACATAGGAACTAGTGTCTTGCATGGCTACCTTCATTTCGCAAATTATACTTCCATTAGAGAAAGTGAGTAGATGTTCTAGTCACCTCAAGTAAACCGTCATGGTGAAGGGTGGGGTACTAACCGACTTTCGGTCTCTATTCAAATGACatgaatgttttttttatttaatttaatgacCGGTGTCTTGGCAATAAAGCACAAGATCTACCTGAGACAACATGGTACGTAGCATGGTAGAAAACACATACCAGAAGGCCTCGACATAAATCCACTAAGCATTTTCCATGTATACTCAATATTTGCTTCTTCCTGCGCAATATGAAGtgaaaaacaaagaaataatTGGGATTTGCATCACTGTCCATCTTCGCTTTACAAAAACTTGCGGACCAGTCTTGAAATTAATCGAGTAGCGTTAGAACTACAGATAAACAGCAGATCATTTTGTGTTattaaataataacaaaatttagcAGGTTGATACCAGTTGACATCACATTGCGAGCGATTCATGTTCCCCAACCGACCTAACATCACAAATGGGGCATTTGTCATTTTTAGAGCACTCATTGCTGAAAGCAAAATTTATATCCAGAGCACAAAATTTTACAATGAACATGAGCCAACTTGAATTCAAGTCCACATCACAAAATGGGACTTCTTATACAGAAACGTCATGCTCAACAATTGTATGATCCATTGTATGGTCAAATCTCCTTTAATAATCCATATCATGCCGTTTGCAACATTTTCACCGCATAACCTATATGTTTAATGGATGTTGGTAATGTTATCATACATAGAAGTTCTCAAAACAATTTACGAGAGAATCTAACACATGAGATGAGCTCAATAATACAATTAACCCAATATATTGGAATGGAGGTAAGCAGCATGCGGAATAatcaatatttgatttattgttagATTTCAAATTACAATTTTTCTTGCCCTTTTTCCTACATCTTGTAATATGAACAAATATGACTACGTTAACAAACTGTGCCATGGACGGCAGCAAACTATTAAATTTTAACGACCAATATACCAGCAGGCATGCCTGCGTTAACATATGGAAAATTTGAAATGTTAATAGTATTTTTGTACATATATCTGAATTTTCCAATATTTGTCCAAAAAGCAGCAAAGAAAGACAACTTATTTCAGTTCTTGAGAGGAGAAACTCATCTGCAACTGAGAGAGATCATCAGGAGCATGGACAAGGATGTGGTATTATTGTCATCATTGACTGAGCCCTAGAATAATGAGAGGATATCCAAGGTGAGAATACCACGGTTTCAAAATCACGAGCAGTTTGATGCAGTCCACAACCTGAAAAATTTCGAGTGAAAACATTTACCATTATCGGGAATAACAGTATAATACTGCAATTCAAAAGCATATAAAAAATCCACAAGATACAGAGTGCATATTTAGGGGAAAAAGAGAGGCATACATAGGAATGGCCAGGTGCACATAGGAATTGTCAGGAACACAATAATGTGTGAAGATTTTCCCAATTAACAGCAATTAGTTTCCAACAGTGAATAAAGTGGAGAAGGAAATGAAAAAGTCCCATACATAGTTGTAAAAAAAGTGTGCCTGGGTAACCACCAAGGCACCGACCTTGCGAGAGGCGTGGGAGGCAAGCCTGGGCGCACGCCTCTTGCAAGGCACAAGGCTAAAGCGCGATTATATATTTCACTGGCCCAGTTCTCTATCTTTTAACAAAAATGAGCTGCAAAGCTTAGAGCCCAAAGCTGGTTTAGAAAAAAAGAAGCCAAAGCTGACTTAGACAAAGCCCAAAGCTGGTTTAGGAAAAAAGCCTAAAGCATAAACCCtaaaaattttaacaaaatagGCCGTAAACCCTAGAGCTCAAAGCTGGTTTAGAAAAAAAGCCAAAGCATAAACCCTAAAAATAAGAAGCAGGGCAGCAACGATCAAAACTCTGTTATCTTCTATTctgttttgaaaaaaaaaggatCAACGCCCCAACATCAGCAAGAGCATCTTGAAGAAGGAGAAGAAACAACAACAACGAAGGGTCTCCAAATCATCAAACAAACAAAGAAGCGTTTTTATTGATGAATTAgcttaatcattttcgtaacaTTTTTGTCATATAATGATATAACATATAaacatatgtttttttttaattaatagtgCCCTTGCTTCAATAAGTCACGCGCCTCGCCACAAGCTCCAAGAGCCCTTTGCACCTTGGTGCGCCTCTAATAACTATGGTCTCATATCACTGTCACAAGTACCGATAAAAAGTGGAAAAAGGTAACTAATCGGTAAACATTGCAACTGTCATATACCTTCTTCATTTGAATATTAATTAGTAATGCACAAGAAAATGGCAGGGACAGGATCAACCATTGTTGGGTGGAGCATGCCATATCAACTC
Protein-coding sequences here:
- the LOC142514710 gene encoding uncharacterized protein LOC142514710, yielding MGVCFSSQSSDQKPSANVVSVDGQLRQYSLPVTASQVLGFESSSPDSIFLCDSDSLCFDDFIPPLDGELELHRDQIYFVLSANKLQYRLAASDMVALAVRASIALDKINSSRRRSKARISPVLVVEEHPQSNYQIQNKVSFDSPLRVVSRSGSTRKMQRFSSRRAKLAVRSFRIRLSTIYEGSMHDAD
- the LOC142554673 gene encoding histone deacetylase 19-like translates to METGGNSLPSGPDGVKRKVSYFYDPEVGNYYYGQGHPMKPHRIRMTHALLAHYGLLHQMHVLKPNPAREKDLCRFHADDYVSFLRNITPETQQDQLRQLKRFNVGEDCPVFDGLYSFCQTYAGGSVGGAVKLNHGHCDIAINWAGGLHHAKKCEASGFCYVNDIVLAILELLKVHERVLYVDIDIHHGDGVEEAFYTTDRVMTVSFHKFGDYFPGTGDIRDVGFGKGKYYSLNVPLDDGIDDESYQSLFKPIMGKVMELFRPGAVVLQCGADSLSGDRLGCFNLSIKGHAECVKFMRTFNVPLLLLGGGGYTIRNVARCWCYETGVALGVELEDKMPQHEYYEYFGPDYTLHVAPSNMENKNSRHLLEEIRSKLLDYLSKLQHAPSVQFTERPPDTEIPEVDEDYDVAEERGETDFYMDVDDECKPLPGRVKSEFLEAEGKHTGDSREGECNGEPDLNPLKPIA